The genomic segment GTCCTAATAATGAGTATTACATATGACAACCAAAGTTGATGGTGATTAGTGTAGTAATATAATGCATAAGTAATGTTGAAACTAATTATGATgacaacaaatgaaaaaaaaaagaataatagtaGAATATTATAGTAATTGATTATTAATTGATGGcatgtaaataataatttagtaaCAATAATGATGAGAGACTAGTGGTAGTAGTGGTAAAAACAATTTGtcaatttagttaaattttaaaaaacaaatatatgaaataaacaatttttgaaaaatcactTATTTAAGAAGTACATAGGATTTTATTCTTAACAAATAAaacgtttttatttttaaaataaaaattaaccaAGCACATAAGTACAAACAGACTTTTTTAAAAGCTAAATGCAAACAAGCTTATCCAATACTAATAGTAGCCGTAATTGCAACAGTTGTAATTTATAAATAGTAGCCGTAATTGCAATAGTTGCAATTTATAAACAGTAGccttgatttataaaataatagtcGTGATTGTaatagttataattaatttataaaacagCGGTGATAACTATAAGTAATTTATGTAATTGAAGTCACTAATATACCCTTCGAtctctttatttctttataaatataaaagttaattaatgactaaaatattttaaaaataagttgtcAACGGAGTGCAAATGGTGTAAAAAAAACATCTTCCTTTATGAAAACATAGAAAATTACTCTAAAATTAATCATTGAATCCTTAgactttcaattttataaaacttttttatgCATATTGATCTTTCTTGTACCTACAAGATTTTTCTTCCTGTTCTGCTAATATTTGCTTAGCTTTTTCTATTCAATTTTCTCTATTTATTCactgaagaataaaaaaaaactaaaagtagACATTTTTTAACTACTTTTATTGTTTGTCAAAATctattagaaaatagaaaatcgCAGCGGGGTTCCATAAAACTGGAATGGGACTTCATAAGTATATTAAAGAGTAATGTTAGTAGcatttgaaagaaagaaaggcaAGAAGGAGAAACATTTGCATCAGTAACCaatatttaaacaaaagttaaaattactgtttttttaataaactgaGTTTGAAGTGCTTAAAATTGAATAAGATTAATTTAGTTCTAgctaacaaaatattaataaaatgcaCTTGAATACTAAGAATTGAAAATTGCAAGCACCATGTGTGGTCTCAAATTAGTATTAGTTTACTCCTAACTCTTCAgtgttaaaaaaagaaataaaaaaaaaaaggacattGCTTGCAGCATGAAAAACTAGTCTTTTATGACAATAGACTGGGATGTAAATATAGGTAATGGAAGACGGCGCAAGGAGGACTGGATGAACAGTGTGACTACAGACAAGCAATTGCCAATTTATGACGAAGTTGTTAAAATGATGTCAAAAACTACGTACGGAGCTGAATTTAAATATAGAATCGCAAATCCTGCATTGACAATTGGTATATCGGTTTTACAACAGCTTTCTTTCAAAACcatcaaaagtttaaaaataaatagggTTTGTAGAGAcaataaaaagtgaataatatAAGTACAGAAACCCTGGATTCAGGGGTATGGATTCCTGCACCAAGAGCATGCTGAGTTAAAAAGTGAGCAAGCTGcaacataaaaaaatggtttacccttaagtcataaaaaaaaaaaaaaaaaaaaaaaacatacgaGTTAGCTACAAATGATTAGATGCACTCTGTTTTCCAAACCACTTCAGCAGACATATATAGATGCAGAAAACCAAAATCCTTGTACAATGCAATACATGAAAAGTGTAGCAAATGAAATCAGAACGTCATTTAAGCTGAACCCCCTTCCTTGGTTTCGTCCTCTGTTGGCTTAGCAGTGGGCACAGGTGATGGAGAGGACTCCACTCCCATCTCTGCTCTTAGATCATTGATGCTTTGCTCCAACTCATTTATACGGTTTCCCATATCATCAAGTGCAGTAATGTCAAGAAAAACACTTTTTTCAGAGTTCAAGTATTTGGCAAGTCTAGAACACTCGGGTAATAAACTGGAAGCAccatatatacacacattgtgCCCATAGGCACAGAAAAATGTCATGATGCACCAATGCACAgttgtaatttattattagGGTTACTGTGTATGTCAGGGTGTTACCACTCCCAATAGCTTAAGCTATTAGGTGACGGCACATAACTGGATCCTAACAATGTATACATGCAATCATGTCATTGGCTTGAGTACTGATGGCATGAACCCATTTTCATGGGCATTGGAGTGTTTTCAGTGATTTACAAAACAGAAGTAGTAGATTCATATATTGCTAacagaacaacacaaataatcaAATGAAACAATGTGAACTTAAATGAATGGATCACAGTTCAACAGTGTACAAATCACAGTTAATGGACATTGGGGCGTTGCCAGGGATTTacaaaaaacagaaacagaTTTATGTATTGGTAACAAATCAACAACACATTATCAAATGAAACAATGAGAACTGATACTAGCAGATCACAGCTTAACATTGCATAAATCACAGCTTACGAGGCATTGGAGTGTTGCCAGTGATttacaaaagagaaatagaTTTATATATTGGTAACAAAACACAAATAGTCAAATGAAACGATGTAAAATGAAGCTAACAGATCAcagtttaatattatataaacaaaCTTTGAGAATTCATTCATTTCCTTAACTAACTACACAATGTGATTCCTAGCAAGACTGTTCAGTAAAATATAGGTAAGTTGTTAACAGAATGTAAGTCACCTCAGGGCCTTCATATGAATAaactttccttatttcattcaCTATTTTCACTCTTGGTTACAAAAACATCCCtgcttttaaaaatttagaacaAGAAATGctagaatagaaaataaaaacataattaaaataattgttttcacTATTTCCTATACaaacttttgaaaacaaaaaaaaaatgcattttctCAAACCAAACACCCCCTTGGATATCCTATCCTCCACTTCGAATCAAATCCcaattctagagagaaggtgggaGAGGGGGAGGAACAGATAAAGTTAAGCACAAATTATAATTGTCcgaaattaatttcataaacaAATTCCAGCAAACTCATTTAAAGAACTTGAAAGGCACAAATAAAGGATATTCTTTGTAACAATGGAGTCGGACATTGTCTGGAACCTATTTtgctggaaaaaaaaatctagttAGCAGCAGAGTATCATACtccaaaaaaatcataaatgcAGCTCTAGAAACCTATACTATACAACTCACCATTTGCTGAAGAAGATTTTGCACCTGGAAACAGACAATGTAGGGTAGACAGGTCAGATTTCGATTCCCTTAACACAAATATcatgaaactaaaaaaaactgcACAAAATTGGGATAAACATGCAGAGTAGCCATATTGACGGTGTAAATGGAAACCAGCCAcatcaaatatcaaaattgaaggGAACAACACgaaataattgatttataaaaacCAATAATTACTTACAAAGGCAGTCATATCAGCAGGGTTTTGCTTAGGGTCCTGTGAATCCTGTCCGTCCTGTAGTcataaagggaaaaaaaaatgagtacaATGAGCAACGGGCCTCCTTGGGATTTCTTGCTGAAACGAGATCCCAAATTCCGAAAACCCTAATCTCAAGAACATGTAGACTCGGATTCAAGAACAATAACATGTTAAATtggatataatattttaacgaAGAAGATAGAAAGGATCAGAGAAAGAACCCTAACCATGAGATGATTTTTGATGCAGCTGCAAAATACTCAGCTCCGCGgtttcaatttaaaatgatatgAGATGCAAATATGAGACCGTTTCAATTTAATCTCATCCCAGAAGTTAATGTGTAAGTACAAAAGTACCCTTTTAATTCTTGAAAgtcttttgattttttattttaattttattgataaaggTTTTGGGATTTGGATTGCACTattctttaaaaagaaaataatcaaaattttaagcAAGTATATTTGCACACATTTTACACAACCAATGTTATTATTTTCGGTAGTTAgcattaattagttaattaagtCAAAAAGTCTCTAGCCACGACACACTAGATGCAacgttttatttggaaaaacaTAGTATACACGAATACAATGTTacatattattatcattaataatagAAGGTAGTTTATAGATAAAAGATTAGTTGAATTTTATGTCAATCATCAAACACATAACTATCTCGATAGAGTATCCTGTGATCTAATGATCAGACAAAGGCCATTAACAAAGTCATCCTACTAGAGTTAAAAAGAGGCTAGATTTGGCCAATGGTAGATGACAAGAGGATTTGTTAGAAGTATTATGGGCCTAGAAGTGCACTTCCTAGTCATCAACCAAAGAAATGCCCTTTGGCATGGTATATGGCATTGATGTTATGATCTCTGTAAGAATTGAAGAATCGTCCCCCTTACGAGAACAATTTGAAGAAAAGTGCAATGAAGACTGCCTTAACACTAGCATGTACTTGCTagttgaaaagagaaaaagtttgcATTCATGAGACGGTTACCAAGCAAAGGACAGTTAGGAGATACAATTCCAAGTTATAACTAAAGGCTTTCAAGAAGGGTGACTTAATATGATGCATGGCAAACAATACTAGGAAAAGTGATAACAAGTTCTCCGCTAACTAGGAATGACCCTTCTGAATAGCCGAAGATGTCGGCAAAGGTGCGTACCGCCTAGAATATCTATCAGGACAGCTTATATCCAA from the Vigna angularis cultivar LongXiaoDou No.4 chromosome 3, ASM1680809v1, whole genome shotgun sequence genome contains:
- the LOC108325077 gene encoding heat shock factor-binding protein; this encodes MDGQDSQDPKQNPADMTAFVQNLLQQMQNRFQTMSDSIVTKIDDMGNRINELEQSINDLRAEMGVESSPSPVPTAKPTEDETKEGGSA